Proteins found in one Magnolia sinica isolate HGM2019 chromosome 5, MsV1, whole genome shotgun sequence genomic segment:
- the LOC131246131 gene encoding uncharacterized protein LOC131246131 — protein MALKGKKIAGKSSTGKRKSASKSSDAAEKSGSRRKRRPNVMKFVGDEAVDADSDGEDEGDSKDEDEQDFVDDTKSEMKGKNESGRAHHLPFLLKEEELSDEELENLLKKRYSRDSEYISYADENKETKD, from the exons ATGGCGCTGAAGGGAAAGAAAATAGCGGGGAAATCTTCCACAGGGAAGCGGAAATCCGCTTCCAAATCCTCCGATGCTGCGGAGAAATCCGGTTCTCGGAGAAAGAGAAGGCCCAACGTCATGAAGTTCGTCGGTGATGAGGCCGTTGACGCTGACTCCGACGGTGAAGATGAAGGTGATAGCAAAGATGAAGATGAGCAAG ATTTTGTGGATGACACTAAGTCAGAGATGAAAGGCAAGAATGAATCTGGAAGAGCACACCATCTTCCTTTTTTGCTGAAAGAAGAAGAATTGAGTGACGAGGAATTGGAGAACTTACTAAAAAAGAGATATAGTCGTGACTCAGAGTATATTTCATATGCTGATGAAAATAAAGAGACTAAAGACTGA